The Saccharopolyspora gloriosae genome has a segment encoding these proteins:
- a CDS encoding ATP-dependent 6-phosphofructokinase, whose protein sequence is MHLENLRVRHLGECHYDSPFYEVLAAKRTSPHYVAEGDRVLLEDTVSMLAEHDLPPNLLPSFEAAGPRRKIYFDLSSVTAGVVTCGGLCPGLNDVIRGIVQELTVHYGVQRILGFRNGLRGLTAENCHDTEDLTPDRVREIHNSGGTILGSSRGAQEPDEMVDSLVLRGVNVLFVIGGDGGMRAATNLVAAIRRRDLDIAVIGVPKTIDNDLPYTDQSFGFQSAFAQAANFIDSVAIEAAASPDGIGIVKLMGRHSGFIACYASLARNAADVVLIPEVPFALDGPDGLLARVERHVREKGFVVIVAAEGAGQDLLEERGLLADATDPSGNAKLGDIGALLRETITAHLTEAGLSPTVRYIDPSYAVRSVTANAYDSVYCLRLAHAAVHAAMAGRTETAVVRWRRRFVHVPMPLIISHRNEVDPDGDLWMSVLEATGHLASTYGLHSRTSAQDYRGICRSPDERDGGVGEPRDVPGTGPVSTATTMRSCR, encoded by the coding sequence ATGCACCTGGAAAACCTGCGCGTTCGCCACCTCGGTGAGTGCCACTACGACTCACCGTTCTACGAGGTGCTCGCGGCCAAGCGGACTTCGCCGCACTACGTAGCGGAGGGCGACCGGGTCCTGCTCGAGGACACCGTTTCGATGCTCGCCGAGCACGACCTGCCGCCGAACCTGCTGCCGAGCTTCGAAGCGGCCGGTCCGCGCCGGAAGATCTACTTCGACCTCTCCAGCGTCACGGCGGGCGTGGTGACCTGCGGCGGACTGTGCCCGGGTCTCAACGACGTCATCCGGGGCATCGTCCAGGAGCTCACCGTGCACTACGGCGTGCAGCGGATCCTGGGATTCCGCAACGGACTTCGCGGGCTGACGGCGGAGAACTGCCACGACACCGAGGATCTGACGCCGGATCGCGTCCGCGAGATCCACAACTCCGGCGGCACCATCCTGGGCAGCTCGCGCGGTGCGCAGGAGCCCGACGAGATGGTGGACAGCCTGGTCCTGCGCGGGGTCAACGTCCTGTTCGTCATCGGTGGCGACGGGGGAATGCGCGCCGCCACGAACCTGGTGGCCGCGATCCGCCGACGTGATCTGGACATCGCGGTCATCGGCGTGCCCAAGACCATCGACAACGACCTGCCTTACACCGACCAGTCCTTCGGGTTCCAGAGCGCGTTCGCGCAAGCGGCCAACTTCATCGACTCGGTCGCCATCGAGGCCGCGGCCAGTCCCGACGGCATCGGCATCGTGAAGCTGATGGGCAGGCATTCGGGTTTCATCGCCTGCTACGCCTCGCTGGCCCGCAACGCCGCCGACGTCGTGCTCATCCCGGAGGTGCCGTTCGCGCTCGACGGGCCGGACGGCCTGCTGGCTCGTGTGGAGCGGCACGTGCGGGAGAAGGGCTTCGTGGTCATCGTCGCGGCCGAGGGCGCGGGGCAGGACCTGCTGGAGGAGCGCGGTCTGCTCGCCGACGCCACCGATCCCTCCGGGAACGCCAAACTCGGCGACATCGGTGCACTGCTGCGGGAGACCATCACCGCGCACTTGACCGAGGCCGGTCTGTCGCCCACGGTGCGCTACATCGATCCGAGCTACGCCGTGCGCAGCGTGACCGCCAACGCCTACGACAGCGTCTACTGCCTGCGCCTGGCCCACGCCGCGGTGCACGCGGCCATGGCAGGGCGCACCGAGACCGCGGTGGTGCGCTGGCGGCGCCGCTTCGTGCACGTGCCGATGCCGCTGATCATCAGCCACCGCAACGAGGTCGATCCCGACGGTGATCTGTGGATGTCCGTGCTCGAAGCGACCGGTCACCTGGCTTCCACGTACGGCTTGCACAGCAGGACGAGTGCTCAGGACTACCGGGGAATCTGCCGGTCGCCGGACGAGCGGGACGGCGGCGTGGGCGAGCCGCGCGACGTTCCCGGTACCGGCCCAGTCAGTACCGCAACCACGATGAGGAGCTGCCGATGA
- a CDS encoding sodium:calcium antiporter, with product MMAVLEFALGIALLVYSAEKLIGYLVGVSSRWVVSLFLVAVLFTGIEFDDLAYGIVLNVEELQHAALGTVIGTTIAIMGIVLALAALIAPCRVDVPKDYLVLFAAGPLAMLLFATTGGLTQFMGVVLVVLFVAFVGWIGYREYAARRPVFRSAEFYEQVEKAAAVKVATASESGATGEQLSARTPAAGSGTGGGFELPGDLRVDQRFLKARQRPLWGSLLFALLALAGLIGGAALAGQGTEGVLETFDMDGTVFGVTIATLALSLEDIFLTVEPARRGAPEIGVANVIGSVVFSLTGKLGIVLLVGGSITVGENVLSWHLPVLLGMTVLSAIFLATGHLRRWHGAVLLALYAGYFVISLTVFGGVPIDSD from the coding sequence ATGATGGCCGTGCTGGAGTTCGCGTTGGGGATCGCGCTGCTGGTGTACAGCGCGGAGAAGCTGATCGGATACCTGGTCGGGGTGTCCAGCCGGTGGGTCGTTTCGCTGTTCCTGGTGGCGGTGCTGTTCACCGGGATCGAGTTCGACGACCTCGCGTACGGCATCGTGCTCAACGTCGAGGAACTGCAGCACGCGGCTCTGGGCACCGTCATCGGCACGACGATCGCGATCATGGGAATCGTGCTGGCGCTGGCGGCGCTCATCGCCCCGTGCCGGGTGGACGTCCCCAAGGACTACCTCGTGCTCTTCGCGGCCGGGCCGCTGGCGATGCTGCTGTTCGCCACGACCGGCGGGTTGACCCAGTTCATGGGCGTGGTGCTGGTGGTCCTGTTCGTGGCGTTCGTCGGCTGGATCGGTTATCGCGAGTACGCCGCGCGACGCCCGGTGTTCCGCAGCGCGGAGTTCTACGAGCAGGTTGAGAAGGCAGCCGCGGTGAAGGTCGCGACCGCCTCGGAATCCGGCGCCACCGGTGAGCAGCTCTCCGCTCGCACGCCCGCGGCGGGCTCGGGGACGGGCGGTGGCTTCGAGCTGCCCGGGGATCTGCGGGTCGATCAGAGATTCCTCAAAGCGAGGCAGCGACCCCTGTGGGGCAGCCTGCTGTTCGCGTTGCTGGCACTGGCCGGTCTGATCGGAGGTGCCGCGCTCGCCGGGCAGGGCACCGAGGGCGTCCTCGAGACCTTTGACATGGACGGCACCGTTTTCGGCGTCACGATCGCGACGCTGGCGCTCTCGCTGGAGGACATCTTCCTCACCGTGGAGCCCGCACGCAGGGGTGCGCCGGAGATCGGGGTCGCCAACGTCATCGGCAGCGTCGTGTTCTCGCTGACCGGCAAGCTCGGGATCGTCCTGCTCGTGGGCGGGAGCATCACGGTCGGCGAGAACGTGCTGTCGTGGCACTTGCCGGTCCTGCTGGGCATGACCGTCCTGTCGGCGATCTTCCTGGCGACCGGGCATCTGCGCCGCTGGCACGGGGCGGTGCTGCTCGCGCTCTACGCCGGCTATTTCGTCATCAGCCTGACGGTCTTCGGCGGAGTGCCCATCGACAGCGACTAG
- a CDS encoding DNA-binding protein: MGEMHRLRARTGGGDQSAVYGAWERFVRGEDDIRGVRPEVALSWQRCRDQYRVDPYLAEAPVAITDVDHTLEHDVVFAELGFRAAAVVNEVSNAGGVVTVTDATGRMLAQWGNTDTRNYAAKANMAPWFSWAEGSTGTNGMGTALESRSPVVIRGAEHWCQAFHDWNCAGVAVRDVVTGDPVAALNISCWRSELPESVRAWLSNAASRTQFMLRRRARDAGAELIAAYNHARNRVRVRVGVSLAALDPAGRVVIADDRASVLLGVPGSTPASDPAARWNPGLPELARVAGYAAKQASRNPDWVGATQIFTHLADEPTPISIRPVFLAGHLVGNLVEFGVSDAEQLPHTHTTPHHNHSQQQGQGQGRGSRVVATRDNRMVLLHHPEISFAESDGNDVWLTTDQGRLRAATPALDKLETQLAHTGLRVHRQYIVNLNRIREIERGTKGELTLIMDDHAHTMIPVSRRNTPALRRALGI; this comes from the coding sequence ATGGGAGAGATGCACCGGCTCCGCGCCAGGACGGGCGGCGGGGACCAGTCGGCGGTGTACGGGGCGTGGGAGCGCTTCGTGCGGGGCGAGGACGACATCCGCGGTGTGCGGCCGGAAGTGGCGTTGTCCTGGCAGCGGTGCCGCGATCAGTACCGGGTCGATCCGTACCTGGCCGAAGCCCCGGTGGCCATCACGGATGTGGACCACACGCTCGAGCACGACGTGGTCTTCGCCGAGCTCGGCTTCCGGGCGGCCGCTGTTGTCAACGAGGTGAGCAACGCGGGCGGAGTCGTGACGGTCACCGACGCCACCGGGCGGATGCTGGCCCAGTGGGGCAACACGGACACGCGCAACTACGCCGCCAAGGCGAACATGGCGCCGTGGTTCTCCTGGGCGGAGGGTTCGACCGGGACCAACGGCATGGGCACCGCGCTGGAGTCGCGATCACCGGTGGTGATCCGGGGTGCGGAGCACTGGTGTCAGGCCTTCCACGACTGGAACTGCGCGGGAGTGGCGGTGCGCGACGTGGTGACCGGCGACCCGGTCGCGGCGCTGAACATCTCCTGCTGGCGCAGCGAACTCCCGGAGTCCGTCCGCGCTTGGCTGAGCAATGCCGCCAGCAGGACGCAGTTCATGCTGCGGCGGCGCGCTCGGGACGCGGGTGCCGAGCTGATCGCGGCGTACAACCACGCGCGCAACCGGGTGCGGGTGCGGGTGGGGGTGTCGTTGGCGGCGTTGGATCCGGCGGGCCGGGTGGTGATCGCCGATGATCGGGCGAGTGTGCTGCTGGGGGTGCCGGGTTCGACGCCCGCGTCCGATCCCGCGGCACGCTGGAACCCGGGCCTCCCGGAGCTGGCCCGGGTGGCCGGATACGCGGCCAAACAAGCATCACGAAACCCGGACTGGGTCGGGGCCACCCAGATCTTCACACACCTGGCCGACGAACCCACCCCGATCAGCATCCGCCCGGTATTCCTGGCCGGACACCTCGTCGGCAACCTCGTCGAATTCGGCGTATCCGACGCCGAACAACTCCCCCACACCCACACCACCCCCCACCACAACCACAGTCAACAACAGGGGCAGGGGCAGGGCCGGGGCTCCCGGGTCGTGGCCACACGCGACAACCGCATGGTGCTGCTACACCACCCCGAAATCTCCTTCGCCGAATCCGACGGCAACGACGTCTGGCTCACCACCGACCAAGGACGACTCCGCGCCGCCACACCAGCCCTCGACAAACTCGAAACACAACTCGCCCACACCGGCCTGCGCGTCCACCGCCAATACATCGTCAACCTCAACCGCATCCGCGAAATCGAACGCGGCACCAAAGGCGAACTCACCCTCATCATGGACGACCACGCCCACACCATGATCCCCGTCTCCCGACGCAACACCCCCGCCCTCCGCCGCGCACTCGGCATCTAA
- the katG gene encoding catalase/peroxidase HPI, producing the protein MPENPDTVATTPNYDQSVRRTTERVRNQPVAGGNNCDWWPNRLNLRILAKHHPARDPMGENFDYAAEFAELDLDALARDIDEVLTTSQDWWPADFGHYGPLVLRMTWHCAGTYRIGDGRGGASSGMQRFAPTNSWPDNRNLDKARRLLWPVKQKYGRSISWADLMVFAGNRALEAMGFRTLGFAGGRRDTWEPEADVYWGPERTWLGDERHTGVRDLVEPLAADEMGLIYVDPQGPDTRPDPVASARDIRTTFARMGMNDEETVALIAGGHTFGKTHGAADIIKSLGDEPEAAPMEDMGLGWRNSHGTGSASDAISTGLEGIWTPTPTRWDNSFLETLFAYEWDVELSPAGLWQWIPRGGEGAGTIPDPHDPDVRHAPTMLTTDLALQEDPVYEPIARRFLEHPEQFADAFARAWFKLTHLDMGPIQRYLGPLVPEQRARWQDPVPPVDHELVAAAGIAELQSRVLASGLPVRDLVFVAWASASTYRDSDKRGGANGARIRLAPQRDWEANDPETLAKVLDVLERIRRRFNAEHPEQISMADLIVLAGCAAVERAAALAGHDVRVPFTPGRTDADQEWTDVESFAALEPRADGFRNHYGKANRLPAEYQLVDRANLLTLSAPEMTALVGGLRVLDAGHRHSRLGVLTDRPGLLTNDFFTNLLDMSTEWVPNTPKHGPPGTFVGRDRSTAAPRWTAGRVDLIFGSHSELRAIAEVYAAEQEKFVGDFAAAWHKVMSLDRFDLT; encoded by the coding sequence ATGCCCGAGAACCCCGACACCGTGGCGACCACCCCCAACTACGACCAGAGCGTCCGCCGGACGACCGAGCGCGTGCGCAATCAACCCGTCGCCGGTGGGAACAACTGCGATTGGTGGCCGAACCGCCTCAACCTCCGAATCCTGGCCAAGCACCACCCGGCGCGGGATCCGATGGGGGAGAACTTCGACTACGCCGCGGAGTTCGCCGAGTTGGACCTCGACGCGCTGGCCCGCGACATCGACGAGGTGCTGACGACCTCGCAGGACTGGTGGCCGGCGGATTTCGGCCACTACGGGCCGCTGGTGCTGCGGATGACGTGGCACTGCGCCGGTACCTACCGCATCGGCGACGGACGCGGCGGGGCCTCGTCGGGCATGCAGCGCTTCGCCCCGACCAACAGCTGGCCGGACAACCGCAATCTGGACAAGGCCCGCCGACTGCTGTGGCCCGTGAAGCAGAAGTACGGCCGCAGCATCTCCTGGGCCGACCTCATGGTCTTCGCAGGCAACCGAGCGTTGGAGGCCATGGGCTTTCGCACCCTCGGTTTCGCCGGCGGACGCCGGGACACCTGGGAACCGGAAGCCGACGTCTACTGGGGTCCCGAGCGGACCTGGCTGGGCGATGAACGGCACACCGGCGTGCGCGACCTGGTCGAACCGCTGGCCGCCGACGAGATGGGCCTGATCTACGTCGACCCGCAGGGACCCGATACCCGACCCGACCCCGTCGCCTCGGCGCGGGACATCCGCACCACGTTCGCGCGGATGGGAATGAACGACGAGGAGACCGTGGCGCTGATCGCCGGCGGGCACACCTTCGGCAAGACCCACGGCGCCGCCGACATCATCAAGAGCCTCGGCGACGAGCCCGAGGCGGCTCCGATGGAGGACATGGGGCTGGGCTGGCGCAACAGCCACGGCACGGGCAGCGCATCGGACGCGATCTCCACCGGACTGGAGGGCATCTGGACGCCCACACCGACCCGGTGGGACAACTCGTTCCTGGAGACCCTGTTCGCCTACGAGTGGGACGTGGAGCTCAGCCCCGCGGGACTGTGGCAGTGGATTCCCCGAGGCGGCGAGGGCGCGGGCACCATTCCCGACCCGCACGACCCGGACGTCCGCCACGCCCCGACGATGCTCACCACCGACCTCGCGTTGCAGGAGGACCCGGTCTACGAGCCCATCGCGCGGCGCTTCTTGGAACACCCGGAGCAGTTCGCGGATGCCTTCGCGCGCGCCTGGTTCAAGCTCACCCACCTCGACATGGGGCCGATCCAGCGCTACCTCGGTCCGCTGGTTCCCGAGCAGCGGGCACGCTGGCAGGACCCGGTTCCTCCCGTCGACCACGAGCTGGTCGCAGCCGCGGGCATCGCCGAGCTCCAAAGCCGCGTGCTCGCTTCGGGTCTGCCGGTCCGAGATCTCGTGTTCGTCGCCTGGGCCTCGGCGTCGACCTACCGGGACAGCGACAAGCGCGGCGGCGCCAACGGCGCCCGCATCCGGTTGGCTCCGCAGCGGGACTGGGAGGCCAACGACCCGGAGACGCTGGCGAAGGTGCTGGACGTCCTCGAACGGATCCGCCGCCGGTTCAACGCCGAGCACCCGGAGCAGATTTCGATGGCCGACCTGATCGTGCTGGCCGGGTGTGCCGCGGTGGAGCGCGCCGCCGCGCTGGCCGGTCACGACGTTCGGGTGCCGTTCACCCCGGGCCGCACCGACGCCGACCAGGAGTGGACCGACGTGGAATCGTTCGCCGCGCTCGAACCGCGCGCCGACGGTTTCCGCAATCACTACGGCAAGGCGAACCGGCTCCCCGCCGAATACCAGCTCGTCGACCGGGCCAACCTGCTCACCCTGTCCGCCCCGGAGATGACCGCGCTCGTCGGCGGACTGCGCGTGCTGGACGCCGGCCACCGGCACTCCCGGCTCGGCGTGCTCACCGACCGGCCCGGCCTGCTCACCAACGACTTCTTCACCAACCTCCTCGACATGAGCACCGAATGGGTCCCGAACACGCCGAAGCACGGCCCGCCCGGGACCTTCGTGGGACGTGATCGGTCCACCGCCGCGCCGCGGTGGACCGCCGGCCGGGTGGACCTGATCTTCGGCTCGCACTCGGAGCTGCGCGCGATCGCCGAGGTCTACGCCGCCGAGCAGGAGAAGTTCGTCGGTGACTTCGCGGCCGCGTGGCACAAGGTGATGAGCCTCGACCGCTTCGACCTGACCTGA
- a CDS encoding MSMEG_3727 family PQQ-associated protein has product MTTTRERDDLLGELGLDEQNSAAIGRVLGTGRIERATERADGTMEATIRIREDQIAWDPAILVLPHGGDVELTVINDDKNTHACLLPSNGDKKFLWLLNHSKGTAKLNLDGPGYYWYSSPGGNDEGRGLTAAIVVLGEVPPEARLDRPDQPRQ; this is encoded by the coding sequence ATGACGACGACTCGGGAACGCGACGACCTTCTGGGCGAGCTCGGCTTGGACGAGCAGAACAGCGCAGCGATCGGCCGGGTGCTGGGCACCGGCAGGATCGAGCGGGCCACCGAGCGTGCGGACGGCACGATGGAGGCCACCATCCGGATCCGGGAGGACCAGATCGCCTGGGACCCCGCGATCCTGGTCCTGCCGCACGGCGGTGACGTCGAGCTGACCGTCATCAACGACGACAAGAACACCCACGCCTGCTTGCTGCCGAGCAACGGCGACAAGAAGTTCCTCTGGCTGTTGAACCATTCCAAAGGCACGGCGAAGCTCAACCTCGATGGCCCCGGCTACTACTGGTACAGCTCGCCCGGTGGCAATGACGAGGGCCGTGGCCTGACCGCCGCCATCGTCGTTCTCGGCGAGGTGCCGCCGGAAGCCCGTCTTGATCGCCCCGACCAGCCGCGCCAGTAG
- a CDS encoding PQQ-dependent dehydrogenase, methanol/ethanol family, with the protein MTVEYVDAGEAIDHGALSAVSGTAPAVTDNINYERIKDARSESHNWITYYGDYDGKRFSLLDQINTENVKRIGPAWIFQAGASGQIAGASTYAFETTPMVVDGVMFVTGWDGWFWALDAKTGEQLWRYKHAVPFDVSLCCGNVNRGSAVANGKVYFVTPNAHLLALDATNGKKVWEKTIGDVRAGESASLAPLVIKDTLITGSAGGEFGVRGHIDCWDLETGEQRWRCYTVPKPGEPGSETWPADGEAWARGGANHWVTGTYDPETNLYYAGTGNPAPDFDGAVREGDNLYTDSVVAVDVDTGEIKWHYQFTPHDLWDYDSTMEMTLFERDGKKLLGHFDKNGYFFVLDRTNGELQHVTPFVDRIDWGAITRDGKVTPRKYPDKEGEPVHFYPGPAGAKEWTHAAYSPRTEMFYVPVADVGATATRRRREFREGMPYWGAAVQVDIDNMAGSVSAFDSHGVEKWRWRNPHPMAASVLATAGDLVFTGTPTGEFLALHAGTGEELWKFQCGSGHHGSPMTYMVDGRQYVAVPVGWGGWLEGIIPGMLGAGHGSALIVFALPPD; encoded by the coding sequence ATGACAGTCGAATACGTTGACGCCGGTGAGGCCATCGACCACGGTGCGCTGAGCGCCGTTTCCGGCACTGCCCCCGCCGTGACCGACAACATCAACTACGAGCGCATCAAGGACGCGCGTTCGGAATCGCACAACTGGATCACCTATTACGGCGATTACGACGGCAAGCGGTTCAGCCTGCTCGACCAGATCAATACCGAGAACGTCAAGCGCATCGGTCCGGCCTGGATTTTCCAGGCGGGTGCCTCCGGTCAGATCGCGGGTGCGTCGACCTACGCCTTCGAGACCACCCCGATGGTCGTGGACGGCGTCATGTTCGTCACCGGCTGGGACGGCTGGTTCTGGGCGCTCGACGCCAAGACCGGTGAGCAGCTCTGGCGCTACAAGCACGCGGTTCCCTTCGACGTGTCGCTGTGTTGCGGCAACGTCAACCGCGGTTCCGCGGTGGCCAACGGCAAGGTCTACTTCGTGACCCCGAACGCCCACCTGCTGGCGCTGGACGCCACCAACGGCAAGAAGGTCTGGGAGAAGACCATCGGCGACGTGCGCGCCGGTGAGAGCGCCTCGCTGGCCCCGCTGGTCATCAAGGACACGCTGATCACCGGTAGCGCCGGCGGCGAGTTCGGGGTGCGCGGCCACATCGACTGCTGGGACCTGGAAACCGGTGAGCAGCGCTGGCGCTGCTACACCGTTCCGAAGCCGGGCGAGCCGGGCTCCGAGACCTGGCCCGCCGACGGCGAGGCATGGGCGCGCGGCGGTGCGAACCACTGGGTCACCGGTACCTACGACCCGGAGACCAACCTGTACTACGCGGGCACCGGCAACCCGGCACCCGACTTCGACGGTGCGGTCCGCGAGGGCGACAACCTCTACACCGACAGCGTCGTCGCGGTCGACGTCGACACCGGTGAGATCAAGTGGCACTACCAGTTCACCCCGCACGACCTCTGGGACTACGACTCCACCATGGAGATGACCCTGTTCGAGCGGGACGGGAAGAAGCTTCTCGGCCACTTCGACAAGAACGGCTACTTCTTCGTGCTGGACCGCACGAACGGCGAGCTGCAGCACGTGACGCCGTTCGTCGACCGGATCGACTGGGGCGCCATCACCCGCGACGGCAAGGTCACTCCGCGGAAGTACCCGGACAAGGAGGGCGAACCCGTCCACTTCTACCCGGGTCCTGCCGGAGCCAAGGAATGGACGCACGCCGCTTACAGCCCGCGCACCGAGATGTTCTACGTGCCGGTCGCGGACGTGGGCGCCACCGCGACCCGCCGCCGTCGTGAGTTCAGGGAGGGCATGCCCTACTGGGGCGCCGCCGTCCAGGTGGACATCGACAACATGGCGGGTTCGGTCAGCGCCTTCGACAGCCACGGCGTCGAGAAGTGGCGTTGGCGCAACCCCCACCCGATGGCCGCCTCGGTGCTGGCCACCGCGGGGGACCTGGTGTTCACCGGTACCCCGACGGGCGAGTTCCTCGCGCTGCACGCCGGCACCGGCGAAGAGCTGTGGAAGTTCCAGTGCGGTAGCGGCCACCACGGCAGCCCGATGACCTACATGGTCGACGGAAGGCAGTACGTCGCCGTGCCGGTCGGTTGGGGCGGATGGCTCGAGGGCATCATCCCCGGAATGCTCGGTGCGGGTCACGGCAGTGCGCTGATCGTGTTCGCCCTGCCGCCGGACTGA
- a CDS encoding LytTR family DNA-binding domain-containing protein: MGSTRRVVGIKGERQVLFDIAEVIVAEAVGRAVWLRTDLGRFRCAIDGIDNIDDKYAECGFVRVHRSYLVNLSRVREVERKDGGELELTVENYSGVVPVSRRRAKFVTEALGL, translated from the coding sequence TTGGGGTCGACGCGACGTGTTGTCGGGATCAAAGGGGAGCGGCAGGTCCTGTTCGACATCGCCGAGGTGATCGTGGCCGAGGCGGTGGGAAGGGCCGTGTGGCTGAGGACCGACCTCGGACGCTTCCGGTGTGCGATCGACGGGATCGACAACATCGATGACAAGTACGCGGAATGCGGCTTCGTACGAGTTCACCGGAGCTACCTGGTGAACCTCAGCCGCGTGCGCGAAGTGGAGCGCAAGGACGGCGGGGAACTCGAGCTCACCGTCGAGAACTACAGCGGAGTCGTTCCGGTGTCCCGTCGCCGCGCGAAGTTCGTCACCGAAGCTCTCGGGCTCTGA
- a CDS encoding TetR/AcrR family transcriptional regulator: MEHAATKRELIIREASRMMYERGTGVGVDTLVSEIGVAKMTLYKHFPTKTDLIVACLGHMDDCHRVRLSGEVDWTSPPRERLLSVFDSLRVWFGTPSFRGCAFVNATIELADTSPRVRNAVREHKNAMRAWVVKLVEECGLPNKQFVASQIAQLMEGATTTALLERDPVAADIAQATALQVLEKAKESKRASGGDARSR; the protein is encoded by the coding sequence ATGGAGCACGCTGCGACCAAGCGGGAACTCATTATCAGGGAAGCCTCGCGGATGATGTACGAGCGCGGCACCGGAGTGGGCGTGGACACGCTCGTCAGCGAGATCGGCGTCGCGAAGATGACGCTCTACAAGCATTTCCCGACCAAGACCGACCTCATCGTCGCGTGCCTGGGGCACATGGACGACTGCCACCGGGTTCGGCTGAGCGGGGAGGTCGACTGGACCTCACCGCCCAGGGAACGGCTGCTCTCGGTCTTCGACTCCCTGCGCGTGTGGTTCGGCACGCCGTCGTTCCGCGGCTGCGCCTTCGTCAACGCGACCATCGAGCTCGCCGACACCTCACCGCGGGTGCGAAACGCGGTGCGCGAGCACAAGAACGCCATGCGCGCATGGGTGGTCAAGCTCGTCGAGGAGTGCGGGTTGCCGAACAAGCAGTTCGTCGCGAGCCAGATCGCTCAGCTCATGGAGGGGGCGACCACGACGGCCCTGCTCGAGCGGGATCCCGTGGCCGCCGACATCGCGCAGGCCACGGCGCTGCAGGTGCTGGAGAAGGCCAAGGAGTCGAAGAGAGCCTCCGGCGGTGACGCCCGTTCGCGGTGA
- a CDS encoding class I fructose-bisphosphate aldolase, with product MSSLTEVANTLVSNKRGILAADESIATMSSRLESVGVEAADENRRVYRELIVTTPGLADSISGVILADDTLRQKLSDGRTFPEALAALGIHAGIKVDTGAKPLAGAPGEKVTEGLDGLRERVAEYVRLGATFAKWRAVLSIGDGLPSERAVRANVHALARYAGLCQEGGLVPIVEPEVLMDGSHSLAQCQQVTRVVLRSLFDELAFMQVDFDGMVLKPNMVVAGKDCPEQPSVDEAAQTTVDTLRETVPPSVPGIAFLSGGQSPETATRHLGAMQNCGSLPWELTYSFGRALVGPALETWRGDHGNWEAAQRALSVRAAANAAAR from the coding sequence ATGTCCAGCTTGACCGAAGTCGCCAACACGCTCGTTTCGAACAAGCGAGGGATTCTCGCCGCCGACGAGAGCATCGCAACGATGTCCTCCCGACTGGAAAGCGTCGGAGTCGAGGCCGCGGACGAGAATCGGCGCGTCTATCGCGAATTGATCGTCACCACTCCCGGCCTGGCCGATTCCATCAGCGGGGTCATCCTCGCCGACGACACGCTTCGCCAGAAGCTGTCGGACGGGCGCACCTTCCCCGAGGCGTTGGCGGCTCTGGGCATCCACGCCGGCATCAAGGTCGACACCGGTGCCAAGCCGTTGGCGGGAGCTCCGGGGGAGAAGGTCACCGAGGGGCTGGACGGGCTGCGCGAACGCGTCGCGGAGTACGTGCGCCTCGGGGCGACCTTCGCGAAGTGGCGCGCAGTGCTCAGCATCGGGGACGGCCTCCCCTCGGAGCGCGCCGTCCGCGCCAACGTGCACGCGCTGGCGCGGTACGCGGGGCTCTGTCAGGAGGGCGGTCTGGTGCCGATCGTGGAGCCCGAGGTGCTGATGGACGGTTCCCATTCGCTCGCCCAGTGCCAGCAGGTGACCAGGGTGGTGCTGCGGTCGCTGTTCGACGAGCTCGCCTTCATGCAGGTCGACTTCGACGGCATGGTCCTGAAGCCGAACATGGTGGTCGCAGGCAAGGACTGCCCGGAGCAGCCCAGCGTGGACGAGGCCGCTCAGACCACTGTGGACACTCTGCGTGAGACGGTGCCGCCGTCGGTGCCGGGCATCGCCTTCCTCTCCGGCGGGCAGAGTCCGGAGACCGCGACCAGGCACCTCGGGGCCATGCAGAACTGCGGCTCGCTGCCCTGGGAGCTCACCTACTCGTTCGGCCGGGCGCTGGTCGGCCCGGCGCTCGAGACCTGGCGGGGCGACCACGGCAACTGGGAGGCCGCCCAGCGGGCGCTTTCGGTGCGCGCGGCCGCGAACGCCGCCGCGCGCTGA